Proteins encoded together in one Caldibacillus debilis DSM 16016 window:
- a CDS encoding DUF418 domain-containing protein, whose translation MVSHQKERIFFIDALRGVCLLGIFAVNMLDFQMPYLYMNPLDAAETFADRAVYIFIDVFAQSSFYPLFAFLFGYGMVLISEKAEAKGVNSRPVLTRRLAFLLLLGLLHAFFLWTGDILAGYALCGFLLLPFLRRPGKKLLKTAGILYLAPNLLIAALTLLSGLAAKDLAEPEKAEKALHIYGNGSFLEITRYRVSEWAEIHHPWNLLVMLFMIFPFLLAGAGFAKEGRLAGGRRLFSYYRKRFAFALPAGLVLKTLPYWAGETAGNVYIQDVFGGPLLSMAFLAGLYLAVNSGYGKKVFAAFSCAGRMSLTNYLFQSLVCTTIFYGYGFSLYGKVSIAAAFSAVIALFAVQVLISRLWLRRFSRGPSEWLWRKVYWTRGSRTAG comes from the coding sequence ATGGTTTCACATCAAAAGGAAAGGATCTTTTTCATCGATGCGCTGCGGGGGGTGTGCCTGCTCGGGATCTTTGCGGTGAACATGCTGGATTTTCAGATGCCTTATTTGTATATGAATCCCCTTGATGCCGCGGAAACTTTCGCCGACCGGGCGGTTTATATTTTCATTGACGTGTTCGCCCAGTCGAGTTTCTATCCTTTATTCGCCTTTCTTTTCGGCTACGGGATGGTCCTGATCAGCGAAAAGGCGGAGGCAAAGGGGGTGAATTCCCGGCCGGTGCTCACCCGCAGGCTTGCGTTCTTGTTGCTGCTCGGCTTGCTTCACGCCTTTTTCCTTTGGACGGGGGATATTTTGGCCGGCTACGCCCTGTGCGGATTCCTCCTTTTGCCCTTTTTGCGGCGGCCGGGGAAAAAATTGTTAAAAACGGCGGGGATCTTATACCTCGCGCCGAATTTGCTGATCGCCGCGCTGACCCTGTTGTCGGGGCTTGCTGCGAAGGATCTGGCCGAACCGGAAAAGGCGGAGAAGGCCCTGCACATTTACGGGAACGGCTCCTTTTTGGAAATCACCCGCTACCGGGTGTCGGAGTGGGCGGAGATCCATCACCCCTGGAATCTCCTTGTCATGCTGTTCATGATTTTCCCCTTTTTGTTGGCCGGGGCGGGATTTGCCAAAGAAGGACGCCTGGCCGGCGGCCGGCGCCTGTTTTCCTATTACCGGAAGCGGTTTGCTTTTGCCCTTCCGGCGGGGCTTGTCTTGAAGACCCTCCCTTATTGGGCGGGAGAAACCGCGGGCAACGTCTACATCCAGGACGTATTCGGCGGTCCGCTGTTGTCCATGGCCTTCCTGGCGGGCCTCTACTTGGCGGTGAACAGCGGATACGGGAAAAAGGTGTTTGCCGCCTTTTCTTGCGCCGGGAGAATGTCTTTGACCAATTATTTGTTCCAGTCGTTGGTTTGCACGACGATTTTTTACGGGTACGGTTTTTCCCTCTACGGAAAGGTGTCCATCGCCGCCGCCTTTTCCGCGGTCATCGCCCTTTTCGCCGTGCAGGTCTTGATCAGCCGGCTTTGGCTGAGAAGATTTTCCCGCGGACCGTCGGAGTGGCTTTGGCGGAAAGTTTACTGGACACGGGGCTCCCGTACGGCGGGATGA
- a CDS encoding fumarylacetoacetate hydrolase family protein, whose product MKFLTATAAGKGTFLGLALENGREIVPVSDLERFLDPAAAFPKTMLELIEKEDQFLPKIAEACSRAEQEGALKNFAVRTDEVRFLPPHVPRKNIFCVGKNYREHALEMGGEESVPEALIVFTKAPTALIGHRETVPAHGDLTGCLDYEGELAVVIGKRGRKIRKEAAASHIFGYTIVNDVTARDLQKKHRQFFLGKSLDGSCPIGPWIVHRSAVEDPSRLRIETRVNGELRQKARAGEMIFSIDEIIAEISRGITLEPGDIIATGTPSGVGSGFRPPKFLRPGDWIEVSIDGIGVLQNRVGE is encoded by the coding sequence ATGAAATTTTTAACGGCAACCGCCGCGGGAAAAGGGACGTTTCTCGGCCTGGCGCTTGAAAATGGCCGAGAAATCGTTCCGGTGTCGGATTTGGAACGATTCCTTGATCCGGCGGCGGCATTTCCGAAAACGATGCTCGAATTGATTGAAAAGGAAGATCAATTTTTGCCCAAAATTGCCGAGGCCTGCAGCAGGGCGGAACAGGAAGGGGCTTTAAAAAATTTCGCCGTCAGGACGGACGAAGTCCGGTTTTTGCCGCCCCACGTTCCCCGGAAAAATATTTTTTGCGTCGGGAAAAATTACCGGGAGCACGCCTTGGAAATGGGCGGAGAAGAAAGCGTTCCGGAGGCGCTGATCGTCTTCACCAAGGCCCCGACGGCGCTGATCGGCCACCGGGAAACCGTTCCCGCCCACGGGGATTTGACCGGCTGCCTCGATTACGAAGGGGAGCTGGCCGTCGTCATCGGGAAAAGGGGGCGAAAGATCCGGAAGGAAGCGGCCGCTTCCCATATTTTCGGCTACACGATCGTGAATGATGTTACGGCCCGGGACTTGCAAAAAAAGCACCGGCAGTTTTTCCTCGGGAAAAGTTTGGACGGTTCTTGCCCGATCGGCCCCTGGATCGTCCACCGTTCGGCGGTTGAAGATCCTTCCCGGCTGCGGATCGAAACGAGGGTGAACGGGGAGTTGCGGCAAAAGGCGCGTGCGGGGGAGATGATTTTTTCCATCGATGAGATCATCGCGGAAATATCCAGGGGGATCACTTTGGAGCCCGGAGACATCATCGCGACGGGAACCCCAAGCGGCGTCGGCAGCGGGTTCCGGCCCCCGAAATTCCTGCGCCCGGGTGATTGGATCGAAGTTTCGATCGACGGGATCGGCGTCCTGCAAAACCGGGTGGGGGAATGA
- a CDS encoding YisL family protein translates to MLIAHASSWAVALVLFVTAWILLNKGKARPAKAVQMVLRLFYLLTFATGVYILFRIDPTPLYYVKAVVGIIVISLMEMVLVKKEKNQPAGTVSALFAVFLAVVLYLGYKLPLSM, encoded by the coding sequence ATGCTGATCGCACATGCGTCCAGCTGGGCCGTTGCCCTCGTCCTGTTCGTGACCGCCTGGATTTTATTAAATAAGGGGAAGGCCCGGCCTGCGAAAGCGGTCCAGATGGTCCTCAGGCTGTTTTATCTGCTGACTTTTGCCACCGGGGTGTACATCCTTTTTCGAATCGATCCGACTCCCCTTTATTACGTTAAGGCGGTCGTGGGCATCATCGTCATTTCCTTGATGGAAATGGTTTTAGTGAAAAAGGAAAAAAATCAGCCGGCGGGAACCGTATCCGCCCTGTTTGCCGTTTTTCTGGCGGTTGTTTTGTATCTGGGATACAAACTCCCCCTCTCCATGTAG